A stretch of DNA from Candidatus Hydrogenedens sp.:
AAAGTTTTTACTATGGCAAAAAGGTGGATGGAGAGTATATATTTATGCTCCGCAACCATTGATTCGTTATTTAGAGGAAACCTATTCAGTCCGGGGAGCAAGAGCCTTCGACTATAAATTTATGGGAGAAGATGTTTATGAAAATCCATTTACAATAGTTCCATGCAAAACAGAAGAAGAAGTTCCGCCGGCTAATGAAACATCGCAGCGTTTGGGCAGGCATATAGAGGGTTGCCGAGTAGGTTTCGATTTAGGTGCTTCTGACCGTAAAGCATCGGCTGTCATAGATGGGGAAGTAGTATATAGCGAAGAAATAATATGGGAACCTCGCAAGCAAACAGACCCGAACTATCATTATAACGAAATCATGACTGCTATAAAAACAGCCGCATCAAAAATGCCGCGTTTAGATGCAGTAGGAGGTAGTGCTGCGGGGGTATATGTTAATAATCGTGCCATGATAGCCTCATTATTTAGAGGAGTTCCTAAAGAGCGTTTTGACGAGGTGCATGAATTATTTAATCGTATGTCAAAAGAATTAGGTGTTCCACTGGTTGTTGTTAACGATGGTGAGGTTACGGCTTTGGCAGGGTCTATGTCTATAGGAGATAATGCAGTTTTAGGTATTGCAATGGGTTCCAGTGAAGCGGGTGGATATGTTACACCAGCGGGAAATATAACTGATTGGTTAAATGAACTTGCTTTTGCTCCTGTGGATTATAGTCCTTATGCTCCCATAGAAGAATGGTCTGGTGATAGGGGAGTAGGTGCCAATTATTTCTCCCAACAATGTGTATTTCGGCTTGCTCCTAAGGCAGGTATAAAAATTCCCGGTAATATAACAGATGCCGAAAAATTGAAACTGATTCAAAATGAATTGGAGAAAAGAAATCCTGAAGTTATTAAAATTTGGAAAACTATGGGAGTTTATTTAGGATATACCCTTGCCCATTACAGTGATTTCTATGATATAAAGCATGTGCTAATTTTAGGACGATGCACATCGGGCAGTGGTGGTCCTATCATGTTAGAAGAATGTCTTAAAGTTTTAAAAACAGAATTTCCTGAAATAAACGAAAAGATTAATGTCCAATTGCCGGATGAAAAGAATAGAAGAGTAGGACAATCTATCGCAGCCGCAAGTTTGCCCGAACTTAAAAAGTAATTAGGTAGTTTTTTTCTTCTTTTCAGCCTCTTTTACTTTATGCCATGACTTCCATGCTTCTTCTTCGGTAACTGCCTTTTTATCTCCAAAAACATGCTCATGTCGCCGTATCATTTTCCTATGGGCACATTGTAAAGCCTCTGAAAGATTCATTTTACCTTCTGCTTCTCCCGCAACAGCAGATGCAAGTAATATAAATAATGCGTCCCCGAATTCTTCATTTATTTCATCAATACTTCCTTTTTCCAATGCTTCGATGAATTCTTCGCATTCTTCCTTAGCATATTTTGCAAAGTCCAGAGAGGTTTGTTTCCTATCCCAGGGACATCCTTCCGGACTTCTTA
This window harbors:
- a CDS encoding ROK family protein is translated as MDLDWMLVKPKLMPPMDPNYIPPKLANDQFRKKVNETKDATKVIIALERLNRSISRFETKIFSEEHPLFESGFYYIERILKFLLWQKGGWRVYIYAPQPLIRYLEETYSVRGARAFDYKFMGEDVYENPFTIVPCKTEEEVPPANETSQRLGRHIEGCRVGFDLGASDRKASAVIDGEVVYSEEIIWEPRKQTDPNYHYNEIMTAIKTAASKMPRLDAVGGSAAGVYVNNRAMIASLFRGVPKERFDEVHELFNRMSKELGVPLVVVNDGEVTALAGSMSIGDNAVLGIAMGSSEAGGYVTPAGNITDWLNELAFAPVDYSPYAPIEEWSGDRGVGANYFSQQCVFRLAPKAGIKIPGNITDAEKLKLIQNELEKRNPEVIKIWKTMGVYLGYTLAHYSDFYDIKHVLILGRCTSGSGGPIMLEECLKVLKTEFPEINEKINVQLPDEKNRRVGQSIAAASLPELKK
- a CDS encoding MazG nucleotide pyrophosphohydrolase domain-containing protein, which encodes MDKNQFLDFDIKKEGDIFELLINLARYLRSPEGCPWDRKQTSLDFAKYAKEECEEFIEALEKGSIDEINEEFGDALFILLASAVAGEAEGKMNLSEALQCAHRKMIRRHEHVFGDKKAVTEEEAWKSWHKVKEAEKKKKTT